The following are from one region of the Sorghum bicolor cultivar BTx623 chromosome 2, Sorghum_bicolor_NCBIv3, whole genome shotgun sequence genome:
- the LOC8058354 gene encoding protein BZR1 homolog 1, whose amino-acid sequence MTSGAAAAAAAAGALGRTPTWKERENNKRRERRRRAIAAKIFTGLRALGNYKLPKHCDNNEVLKALCREAGWVVEDDGTTYRKGCKPPPGMMSPCSSSQLLSAPSSSFPSPVPSYHASPASSSFPSPTRLDHSSGSNHHHHHNPGPTAAAAAAAASSLLPFLRSLPNLPPLRVSSSAPVTPPLSSPTAASRPPTKVRKPDWDAAVADPFRHPFFAVSAPASPTRARRREHPDTIPECDESDVCSTVDSGRWISFQVGAATTAPASPTYNLVHPAGGGASASNSMELDGMAAADIGGRGGGPAEFEFDKGRVTPWEGERIHEVAAEELELTLGVGAK is encoded by the exons ATGACGTCGGGGGCggccgcagcggcggcggcggcgggagcgcTGGGTCGGACGCCGACGTGGAAGGAGCGGGAGAACAACAAGCGCCGGGAGCGCCGGCGGAGGGCCATCGCCGCCAAGATCTTCACGGGCCTCCGCGCGCTCGGCAACTACAAGCTGCCCAAGCACTGCGACAACAACGAGGTGCTCAAGGCGCTCTGCCGCGAGGCGGGCTGGGTCGTCGAGGACGACGGCACCACCTACCGAAAG GGATGCAAGCCGCCGCCGGGGATGATGAGCCCGTGCTCGTCCTCGCAGCTGCTGAGCGCGCCGTCGTCGAGCTTCCCGAGCCCGGTGCCGTCCTACCACGCCAGCCCGGCGTCATCCAGCTTCCCGAGCCCGACGCGCCTCGACCACAGCAGCGGCagcaaccaccaccaccaccacaacccGGGCCCCactgctgccgctgccgcggcggcggcctcctCCCTGCTCCCGTTCCTCCGGAGCCTGCCGAACCTCCCGCCGCTCCGCGTCTCCAGCAGCGCGCCCGTCACGCCGCCGCTCTCCTCGCCCACGGCGGCGTCGCGGCCGCCCACCAAGGTCCGCAAGCCCGACTGGgacgccgccgtcgccgaccCGTTCCGGCACCCCTTCTTCGCGGTCTCCGCCCCCGCCAGCCCCACCCGCGCACGCCGGCGCGAGCACCCGGACACCATCCCCGAGTGCGACGAGTCCGACGTCTGCTCCACCGTCGACTCCGGCCGCTGGATCAGCTTCCAGGTGGGCGCGGCGACCACGGCGCCCGCGTCGCCCACCTACAACCTCGTCCacccggccggcggcggcgcgtccGCCTCCAACTCCATGGAGCTGGACGGGATGGCGGCCGCGGACATCGGCGGCAGGGGCGGCGGTCCCGCGGAGTTCGAGTTCGACAAGGGCCGTGTCACGCCGTGGGAAGGCGAGCGCATCCACGAGGTCGCCGCCGAGGAGCTCGAGCTCACGCTTGGCGTCGGCGCCAAGTGA